In Limosilactobacillus sp. WILCCON 0051, a single window of DNA contains:
- the secA2 gene encoding accessory Sec system translocase SecA2 yields MSFSWEYQKARRILRQVNALAPKMRSLDDQSLQEQTPKLRAQLAEGASLMTILPEAYATVREAARRVLGMYPFDVQVLGAIVMQQGQIAEMKTGEGKTLTATLPLYLNGLTQKGAILVTPSMYLAKRDQEEMAPLYEWLGLTCSLGFDPDAADEDDESKKVKPEVKRGWYNADVMYTTGTTLAFDYLFNNLAANPRDQYLRPYHFAIIDEADAVLLDGANSPMVVSSKPSLQSNLYQQADLFVRTLRYRQEYRLNLKDQAVWLTKAGIEYAQSYFRIDDLFSPQRRELYRHINLALQAHFLQQRGHEYEVQDGKVVLLDEANGRLLKGMKINTGIQQAVEQKEGVELTANQQAVASTTYQSLFGLFENVAGMTGTARSSASEFINLYKMKVVAIPTHRPVVRQDFSPQLYLTTGEKLRAAIDLTMRLHQKGRPILLIAGSIENSAIISELLLNRGIAHNVLTARNEAREAMIVKAAGQKGAVTVATNLAGRGTDIKLGKGVKELGGLAVIGTELLLPRVAEQLRGRAGRQGDPGSSIFFWSLEDDLVGKNSSVKLQNYYRRQKRRRLKHPIDEPRQLRSPSLWVSMHFLNERLLDKEQNQRARTYRYEHSMRMQREVFYSEREQVMELNDYRQAAENWLAQGFDQLLAERTDWNADLLKDTINHWITYDLITELPPIDFSDQAAIKEYLMQLSRKVLDQKEKQLLTPAQCDQFYRAAMLKSLDDCWIDQVAFLERLKSYTEPWSLMQRDAVYVYHKQAYEAFERMFNQVRLVAVRHLLLSLIKVNRKQELVLEFI; encoded by the coding sequence ATGAGCTTTTCATGGGAATATCAAAAAGCACGGCGGATCCTGCGGCAAGTCAATGCGCTGGCACCCAAGATGCGGTCGTTAGATGACCAGTCGCTGCAGGAGCAAACGCCAAAACTGCGTGCCCAGCTGGCTGAAGGGGCGTCTTTAATGACGATTCTGCCAGAAGCCTATGCCACCGTACGCGAGGCTGCACGCCGGGTATTAGGAATGTACCCGTTTGACGTGCAGGTATTGGGAGCCATCGTCATGCAGCAGGGACAGATTGCCGAGATGAAAACTGGTGAGGGCAAGACGCTGACGGCCACGCTGCCGCTGTATCTCAACGGTCTGACGCAAAAAGGCGCGATTCTGGTTACGCCCAGCATGTACCTGGCCAAGCGTGATCAGGAAGAGATGGCGCCGCTGTATGAATGGCTAGGGTTGACCTGCAGCCTGGGCTTTGATCCGGATGCCGCTGATGAAGACGATGAATCAAAAAAGGTTAAGCCTGAGGTAAAACGGGGCTGGTATAATGCCGACGTAATGTACACGACGGGGACCACGCTGGCGTTTGACTATCTTTTCAACAATCTGGCGGCCAATCCGCGTGATCAGTATCTGCGGCCCTATCATTTCGCGATTATCGATGAGGCTGACGCGGTGCTTTTGGATGGCGCCAATTCGCCAATGGTGGTTTCCAGCAAGCCGTCGCTGCAGTCGAATCTTTATCAGCAGGCCGATCTGTTCGTCCGGACGCTGCGCTATCGTCAAGAGTATCGGCTGAATCTCAAGGATCAAGCAGTCTGGCTGACCAAGGCTGGGATTGAGTATGCTCAAAGCTATTTCCGTATTGATGATCTGTTCAGCCCCCAGCGCCGCGAACTGTATCGACACATTAATCTGGCACTGCAGGCACATTTTCTGCAGCAGCGCGGTCATGAATATGAAGTCCAGGACGGCAAGGTGGTACTGCTTGATGAGGCAAATGGCCGCCTGTTAAAAGGGATGAAGATCAATACTGGGATTCAGCAGGCCGTTGAGCAGAAAGAAGGCGTTGAACTGACCGCTAATCAGCAGGCCGTTGCCTCAACGACTTATCAGAGCTTGTTCGGCCTGTTTGAAAACGTCGCGGGGATGACGGGGACGGCGCGCTCATCAGCCAGCGAGTTTATCAACCTGTACAAGATGAAGGTCGTTGCCATTCCGACTCATCGTCCGGTTGTGCGCCAGGATTTCTCGCCCCAACTGTATCTGACGACCGGCGAAAAGCTGCGGGCGGCGATTGACTTGACGATGAGACTGCATCAAAAAGGACGGCCGATTCTTTTGATTGCCGGTTCAATCGAAAATTCCGCGATCATTTCTGAACTGCTGCTGAACCGGGGGATTGCCCACAACGTTTTGACGGCCCGCAATGAAGCCCGAGAAGCCATGATCGTCAAAGCAGCCGGTCAAAAAGGAGCCGTAACGGTCGCGACGAATCTGGCTGGCCGGGGTACCGACATCAAGCTTGGCAAGGGCGTCAAGGAACTTGGCGGACTAGCCGTGATTGGCACTGAGCTGCTGCTGCCGCGGGTTGCCGAACAGCTGCGGGGCCGGGCTGGGCGTCAGGGTGATCCTGGTTCCAGCATCTTTTTCTGGTCATTGGAAGATGATCTGGTCGGCAAAAACAGCAGTGTCAAGCTGCAGAACTACTATCGCCGCCAAAAACGCCGCCGCTTAAAGCACCCAATTGACGAGCCGCGGCAGTTGCGCAGTCCTTCACTCTGGGTTTCGATGCACTTTTTAAATGAGCGGCTGCTGGATAAGGAACAGAATCAGCGGGCGCGTACTTATCGCTATGAGCACAGCATGCGCATGCAGCGAGAGGTCTTTTATTCTGAGCGCGAGCAGGTGATGGAACTCAATGACTATCGCCAGGCCGCGGAAAATTGGCTGGCGCAGGGCTTTGATCAGCTGCTGGCTGAGCGGACGGATTGGAATGCGGATCTATTGAAGGACACGATCAATCACTGGATTACCTATGATCTGATTACGGAGCTGCCCCCAATCGACTTTAGCGATCAGGCGGCGATCAAGGAATATCTGATGCAGCTGAGTCGCAAAGTGCTGGATCAAAAAGAAAAGCAGCTGCTGACTCCCGCGCAGTGTGATCAGTTTTATCGGGCCGCGATGCTTAAGAGTCTGGATGACTGCTGGATTGATCAAGTGGCCTTTTTGGAGCGGCTGAAGTCTTATACCGAGCCGTGGTCATTGATGCAGCGAGACGCGGTGTACGTCTACCACAAGCAGGCCTATGAGGCATTTGAAAGGATGTTTAATCAGGTGCGGCTGGTTGCCGTGCGTCATCTGCTGCTCAGCTTGATCAAGGTTAATCGCAAGCAGGAACTGGTTTTGGAATTTATCTAA
- the asp3 gene encoding accessory Sec system protein Asp3 yields MLNYVYWGNQPNNNYRYGSAMTVRADQSVHFVNRLMAPGKTLVKWHSAGNYQAQRVVPQLPELLSNQTYQIKAVMKVEPAARVMLKASFYDAQGDVIKEFQAHGTQLTVICPLEVVSYTVELINLGCWELDFKRLEIADQEIDQQITVPTLINPIPGQPVSVLLLETRRTSSGIDFNALAEQHIISNLLPVVIPWQERNDALDLAKARINQAIPDYGRVNLIGTSPATNALVHQLIDWQPTWHGFTLAPDELPINPSIERYQISYRGDAFWQGAVRLPIMMILQELRDRLGVARPK; encoded by the coding sequence TTGCTGAACTACGTCTACTGGGGCAATCAGCCAAACAACAACTATCGCTATGGCTCGGCAATGACCGTGCGCGCCGATCAGTCGGTTCATTTTGTCAATCGGCTGATGGCACCGGGCAAAACGCTGGTCAAATGGCATTCAGCGGGCAACTATCAGGCTCAGCGTGTAGTCCCGCAGCTGCCGGAACTGCTCAGCAATCAGACCTATCAGATCAAGGCCGTGATGAAAGTTGAACCAGCAGCGCGCGTGATGCTCAAGGCGTCTTTTTATGATGCGCAGGGGGATGTGATCAAGGAGTTTCAGGCACACGGCACTCAGCTGACGGTTATCTGTCCTTTAGAAGTGGTCAGCTATACCGTTGAATTGATCAATCTGGGCTGTTGGGAGCTGGATTTTAAACGGCTGGAGATTGCTGACCAGGAAATTGATCAGCAAATAACCGTTCCCACGTTGATCAATCCGATTCCCGGTCAGCCAGTCAGCGTTTTATTGCTGGAAACGCGCCGCACCAGTAGCGGGATTGATTTTAACGCCTTAGCTGAACAGCACATCATTTCCAACCTGCTGCCGGTGGTGATTCCGTGGCAGGAACGAAACGACGCGTTGGATTTGGCAAAAGCGCGGATTAATCAGGCAATTCCCGATTATGGCCGGGTGAATCTGATTGGTACTTCGCCCGCGACCAATGCCTTGGTGCACCAGCTGATTGATTGGCAGCCGACCTGGCATGGCTTTACGCTGGCCCCAGATGAGCTGCCGATTAATCCAAGCATTGAACGCTATCAGATCAGCTACCGCGGCGATGCTTTTTGGCAAGGCGCGGTTCGCTTACCAATCATGATGATTCTGCAGGAACTGCGCGATCGGCTGGGAGTCGCGCGGCCAAAATAG
- the asp2 gene encoding accessory Sec system protein Asp2, with protein sequence MKPIRVLQLGGEDWSQTLRIPAGVQWYFNDLAQLKVKKMRFELLIIADQLEMTPVEWEQLHAKVDPYNVVFLPEAAGDELQQYFLARTQARLLKSDRQAFVSAIPQYYYVGQQGMGIGPDAFSVSPSYQGSQRWKDSAALELTVDSDDWEPLANLRTNLFVDPDRQLTVWPVFQHDANVEIRYRFVLVYGSERQTYEFSEAQLQKPQVIPTPISAHNQFLSVIVFAKGHGQMTLGNLEIRWARYGLGTFINGGQALQDLESRDEVQFFFNPGDLRPPLCVYFAGYHSKKSFEGYFMMKKMKVPYLLITDSRLEGGAFYTGPFFNQAVPKIIDQHLQLLGFDHTQLIMSGISMGTYGAIKFGLRQKAHAVIAAKPLVHLGTIAQRSRLARPDDFGTSFDLARELIAAPNELDETSLRQLDQKIIEALIHEDASETSLNLAYMFDDDYDPNALAVLKKHLLGWARQINYYGLPGRHNDDSSGMIKWFLRQYARVLKEDFGR encoded by the coding sequence TTGAAACCGATTAGAGTCTTGCAGCTGGGTGGCGAAGACTGGTCGCAGACGCTGCGGATTCCCGCTGGCGTGCAGTGGTACTTTAACGACCTGGCGCAGTTAAAAGTCAAAAAAATGCGGTTTGAGCTTTTGATTATTGCTGACCAGCTGGAAATGACCCCGGTTGAATGGGAACAGCTGCATGCCAAGGTTGATCCATATAACGTGGTCTTTTTGCCTGAAGCTGCCGGTGATGAGCTGCAGCAGTATTTTTTGGCGCGGACGCAGGCTCGGTTGTTAAAAAGCGATCGTCAAGCCTTTGTGTCGGCAATTCCTCAATACTACTATGTCGGCCAACAGGGAATGGGAATCGGTCCGGATGCTTTTTCTGTCAGTCCTAGCTATCAGGGAAGTCAGCGCTGGAAAGATTCCGCGGCCTTGGAGCTGACGGTTGATAGTGATGACTGGGAACCGTTAGCCAACCTGCGCACCAATCTGTTTGTCGATCCCGATCGGCAGCTGACGGTCTGGCCCGTTTTTCAGCATGATGCCAACGTGGAGATTCGCTACCGCTTCGTTTTGGTTTATGGCAGCGAGCGCCAGACTTATGAGTTTTCCGAGGCGCAGCTACAAAAGCCGCAGGTGATCCCGACGCCGATTAGTGCTCATAATCAGTTTTTAAGCGTGATCGTCTTTGCTAAGGGACATGGCCAGATGACGCTGGGCAACCTTGAGATTCGCTGGGCACGCTATGGACTGGGGACGTTTATCAATGGCGGGCAGGCCTTACAGGATCTTGAGTCGCGCGATGAGGTGCAGTTCTTCTTTAATCCCGGTGATCTGCGGCCACCACTGTGCGTTTATTTTGCCGGCTATCATTCCAAGAAAAGCTTTGAAGGCTATTTCATGATGAAAAAAATGAAGGTTCCCTATCTTTTGATTACTGATTCACGGTTAGAGGGGGGCGCTTTTTACACGGGACCGTTTTTCAACCAAGCCGTGCCGAAGATTATTGATCAGCATCTGCAGCTGTTGGGGTTTGATCATACGCAGCTGATAATGTCTGGCATTTCAATGGGAACTTATGGCGCGATTAAATTTGGCTTGCGACAAAAGGCTCATGCGGTGATTGCCGCCAAGCCCCTGGTACATCTGGGCACGATCGCACAGCGGAGTCGCTTGGCACGGCCGGACGATTTTGGCACCAGCTTTGATTTGGCCAGAGAATTGATTGCCGCGCCAAACGAGCTGGATGAAACCAGTCTGCGGCAGCTGGATCAAAAAATCATTGAAGCATTGATCCATGAAGATGCCAGCGAGACGTCGCTCAACCTCGCGTACATGTTTGATGACGACTATGATCCCAACGCACTGGCCGTCTTGAAAAAGCATCTGCTGGGGTGGGCCCGCCAGATCAACTACTATGGTCTGCCCGGCCGCCACAATGACGACAGCAGTGGAATGATCAAATGGTTTTTGCGGCAGTACGCGCGCGTCTTAAAAGAAGATTTTGGAAGGTGA
- the asp1 gene encoding accessory Sec system protein Asp1 → MKYFVPAWQNELDDWAFAVDRLKFDDAINNLKIFMRNDAQCGVIVSEYIPQLTAQLNEAGLAPEKLLTVFDLIQGVTDPRARQVLDLADFNWPRGTWFEYDPFRVVAYHADQKLAQVIFNARGQILRIERFEHDKHFQDLVMDSRGWLSCLQNYDEQEQLVERVFLDPAGSWRVKERVADGRVFVNPWFAKDFSTAAYQDRQALIDEFLPQLIKQNLDAKQDEIIFTAANQQRARLDFFNGFKTAAVVSRWHAFKKFLPRLNDFAGQLVTDSAAVDAQVHELLGNERETLLLPIFSAQFHLGHSQEQLEQTILLVVNDLTPAELRAVLSRLLARIDQAQFNENLKLVGYDDDQLSRAEELIKELAQDRYPLIMLNPTPEQLKPNEDLQDADLTPDMEDLAAQPIPIYTKRIAQPKDLLTMLDSTRVLVDLSKAPDDFIQMAAVSVGVPQINRTASELVAHQQNGLQIKQVSQLDQALDYYLSSMKHWNEALVSSVAMINRYSDEMIMNAWQNLW, encoded by the coding sequence ATGAAGTATTTCGTGCCGGCTTGGCAAAATGAGCTTGACGACTGGGCATTTGCCGTTGATCGTCTCAAGTTTGACGATGCCATCAACAATTTAAAGATCTTCATGAGAAATGATGCCCAATGCGGCGTGATCGTCAGTGAATACATTCCGCAGCTAACGGCACAGCTGAATGAGGCGGGGCTGGCACCAGAGAAACTGCTGACGGTGTTTGATCTGATTCAGGGCGTTACTGACCCGCGCGCCCGGCAGGTTTTGGATCTAGCAGACTTTAACTGGCCGCGCGGAACCTGGTTTGAATATGATCCGTTTCGGGTGGTGGCTTACCATGCCGACCAAAAGCTGGCGCAGGTGATTTTTAATGCTCGCGGACAGATTCTGCGGATTGAGCGCTTTGAACACGACAAGCATTTTCAGGATCTGGTGATGGATTCGCGGGGCTGGCTATCTTGTCTGCAAAACTACGATGAACAAGAGCAGCTGGTTGAGCGGGTATTTTTAGATCCAGCCGGCAGTTGGCGCGTCAAGGAACGAGTCGCGGATGGCCGTGTTTTTGTCAATCCGTGGTTTGCCAAAGATTTTAGCACGGCCGCATACCAGGATCGGCAGGCATTGATTGACGAGTTTTTGCCGCAGCTCATCAAGCAAAATCTTGACGCTAAACAAGACGAGATTATTTTTACGGCGGCTAATCAGCAGCGGGCCAGACTCGACTTCTTTAACGGCTTTAAAACCGCGGCGGTCGTCAGTCGCTGGCATGCTTTTAAAAAATTTTTGCCACGGCTGAATGATTTTGCTGGGCAGCTGGTGACCGACTCGGCTGCCGTTGACGCGCAGGTGCATGAATTGCTGGGGAATGAACGCGAGACCCTGCTTTTGCCGATCTTTTCAGCTCAGTTTCATCTGGGCCACAGTCAAGAGCAGCTGGAGCAGACGATTCTGCTGGTGGTCAACGATCTGACACCGGCTGAACTGCGCGCTGTTTTGTCCCGGCTTTTAGCCCGTATTGATCAAGCGCAATTTAATGAAAATCTGAAGCTGGTCGGCTATGACGATGATCAGCTGAGTCGTGCTGAGGAGCTGATCAAGGAACTTGCCCAGGACCGTTATCCTTTGATCATGCTCAATCCAACGCCTGAACAGCTCAAGCCAAACGAGGATCTGCAGGACGCGGACCTTACGCCGGATATGGAAGATCTGGCCGCGCAGCCGATTCCGATCTATACCAAGCGGATCGCGCAGCCTAAGGATCTCTTGACAATGCTGGATTCCACCCGTGTATTGGTAGATCTCAGCAAGGCACCGGATGATTTTATTCAGATGGCAGCCGTCAGCGTTGGCGTACCGCAGATTAATCGCACGGCAAGCGAGCTGGTTGCGCATCAGCAAAATGGACTGCAGATTAAGCAGGTCAGTCAGTTAGACCAAGCCCTGGACTATTATCTAAGCTCCATGAAGCACTGGAACGAGGCGTTGGTGAGTTCAGTTGCCATGATCAATCGCTACTCGGATGAAATGATCATGAACGCCTGGCAGAATCTTTGGTAG
- a CDS encoding beta-1,6-galactofuranosyltransferase, producing MTVYITNMHGQLKSSTAQIAQNMAAQFADEIGIRELGYYFYDASAEPAGELSARLDGILSSLTVDDIVILQEPTWMEMQWQQRLVDKINAYRVEHHVKLIMFVHDVAPLMFDNPARIPEWIDFYNQADVLILPMPQMKQELDKWGLKVKKIVYQEAWDALTADQLTGESPYRTVLNFAGSPSKFNFVNDWHEKVPLEVFADPTVPLNNPQVKFQGYVANEYLAKCLHQNGGFGLLWESSPSWFEYMKLNANFKFGSYLAAGLPSIVHRGIAQADLVEKYHLGKVVDSLAEASEWVQSVTEDQYRQLANHVYQFGWLNRQGMFTKRALTEAVFQARLEE from the coding sequence ATGACGGTCTACATTACAAACATGCATGGCCAACTTAAGAGCAGTACGGCTCAGATTGCTCAAAATATGGCGGCTCAATTTGCTGATGAAATTGGCATCAGAGAGTTGGGCTACTACTTTTATGATGCTTCGGCCGAACCGGCAGGCGAATTATCGGCACGGCTGGATGGTATTCTGTCGTCATTGACGGTTGACGACATCGTGATTCTGCAAGAGCCAACCTGGATGGAGATGCAATGGCAGCAGCGGCTGGTTGACAAGATCAATGCCTACCGTGTAGAGCATCACGTCAAATTGATCATGTTCGTGCATGACGTGGCACCGTTGATGTTTGACAATCCCGCGCGTATTCCGGAATGGATTGACTTTTACAATCAGGCTGACGTTTTGATTCTGCCAATGCCGCAGATGAAGCAGGAATTGGACAAATGGGGTCTCAAAGTCAAAAAGATCGTTTATCAGGAGGCCTGGGACGCTTTGACTGCCGATCAACTGACTGGTGAATCACCATATCGCACGGTGCTTAATTTCGCGGGCAGTCCCAGCAAGTTTAATTTTGTCAATGACTGGCACGAAAAGGTTCCGCTTGAGGTTTTTGCCGATCCAACCGTGCCGCTTAACAATCCCCAAGTTAAATTTCAAGGCTATGTAGCCAATGAATATCTGGCCAAGTGTCTGCATCAAAATGGGGGCTTTGGCCTGCTTTGGGAAAGTTCGCCATCCTGGTTTGAATATATGAAACTAAATGCCAATTTCAAATTCGGCTCCTATCTGGCGGCTGGTCTGCCAAGTATTGTTCATCGCGGCATCGCGCAGGCAGATCTTGTCGAAAAATATCATCTGGGCAAGGTGGTCGACTCGCTTGCCGAAGCCAGTGAATGGGTGCAGTCGGTCACTGAAGATCAGTACCGGCAACTGGCCAATCACGTCTATCAATTCGGCTGGCTCAATCGGCAGGGAATGTTTACTAAACGGGCGCTGACCGAAGCTGTTTTTCAAGCGCGCCTGGAAGAGTAG